TGGGACATGTTAGAGTTTACATGTATAGCAATAACGAATGGATACAGACAGGGTTAGATATTGACGGAGAAACTGCGGGCGATAAATTTGGTAGTTCTGTAAGTTTAAGTAATGATGGTTCATTATTAGCAATAGGTGCTCCTGATCATGACGATAGTAATTTCGGACATGTAAAAATTTATCAGAATAACAATAACGAATGGGAACAGGTAGGAGAAACTATCGAAGGAAAGTTATCGCATAATTATGCCGGTACTTCTGTAAGTTTAAGTTCAGACGGTTCTATGGTAGCAATAGGCGGAGTAGAGGATAATGATCTCAATAGGTCTCCCGGTTATGTTATGGTTTATAGAAATAATGGAGGAGCCTGGCAACAGGCAGGTCCGGATATACAAGGAGCCACAGATGGAGACAAATTCGGTAAATCGGTAAGTTTGAGTTCTGATGGTAAAATAGTAGCAATAGGAATACCAGGTTTTGGACCTGATCAGGGTAGTACTGAAGTATATGAACTTAGTGGAGAAGTAGTTGAACCACCAACAATTGATGAAGAATGGGTACAGGTAGGTTCTTCTATTTTGGGAGCAGATTCGGGAGATGAGTTAGGACATTCAGTGAGCTTAAGTTCCGATGGTTCTGTAATGGCTGTAGCAGCACCTTATAACGGAGATAATAACGGACTAGTAATAATTTATCAAAATATTGCCGGTAGCTGGGAGCAAATAGGTTTGTCTATTTCCGGTGAAAGCGGTGATCGTTCCGGTTATTCGGTAAGTTTAAATTCTGAAGGTTCAATAGTTGCAATCGGATCTCCAACACATGGAGAAAACAGTCCGGGTTGCGTAAGAATTTACCAAAATATTGATGGTGTCTGGACTCAGATAGGAGATAAAATAGACGGAAAGATTATAGGTAATCAGTTTGGAAGGTCGGTAAGTTTAAGTTCTGACGGTTTAACCTTAGCAGCAGGAGCAGTAGAAAACGGCACAACAGAAGCCGGGCACGTTGGAGTTTACAAACTAATTGATGGATCCTGGCAGCAGATGGGATTAGATATAACAGGGGAATCCGGAGGCGACCAGTTTGGAAGCGCAGTAAGTATAAGTTCGGATGGTTCAGCAGTAGCTGTCGGAGCACCGTATAATACTATTGGAGGTACTTTAGTTGATGTGGGACATGTTAGAGTTTACATGTATAGCAATAACGAATGGATACAGACAGGGTTAGATATTGACGGAGAAACTGCGGGCGATAAATTTGGTAGTTCTGTAAGTTTAAGTAATGATGGTTCATTATTAGCAATAGGTGCTCCTGATCATGACGATAGTAATTTCGGACATGTAAAAATTTATCAGAATAACAATAACGAATGGGAACAGGTAGGAGAAACTATCGAAGGAAAGTTATCGCATAATTATGCCGGTACTTCTGTAAGTTTAAGTTCAGACGGTTCTATGGTAGCAATAGGCGGAGTAGAGGATAATGATCTCAATAGGTCTCCCGGTTATGTTATGGTTTATAGAAATAATGGAGGAGCCTGGCAACAGGCAGGTCCGGATATACAAGGAGCCACAGATGGAGATAAATTCGGTAAATCGGTAAGTTTGAGTTCTGATGGTAAAATAGTAGCAATAGGAATACCAGGTTTTGGACCTGATCAGGGTAGTGCTGAAGTATATGAACTTGTAGAGACTCCGATTGAACCACCTATGTTTGAGGATGATTGGGTGCAAATAGGATTAGATATGGTAGGAGAAGCTTCAGGAGATGAATTTGGACACTCGGTGAGTATGAGTTATAGCGGATCAATTGTGGCAATTGGAGCTCCTGATTATGAACAAAATAAAGGACAAGTAAGAATTTACAAAGACATCTCTAATAGTTGGAAACAACTGGGGTTGTCTATCATAGGTGAATCCTGGGATCATTCCGGTTCCTCAGTAAGCTTAAATTCGGATGGATCGATAGTAGCAATCGGATCTCCCACACATGGAGAAAACAGTCTGGGTTGCGTTAGAATTTACCAAAATATAGATGGTGCCTGGACCCAGATGGGGGATAAAATAGACGGGAAGGTTCTTTTTAACCAATTTGGAAGATCGGTAAGTTTAAGTTTTGATGGTTTAACAGTTGCAGTTGGAGCCGTAGAAAATGTTATAACAGAGGCCGGGCATGTAGGAGTTTACCAATTTATTGATGGTGCATGGCAACAGTTAGGATTAGATATAACAGGAGAAGAAGTAGGTGATCAGTTTGGAAGGACAGTAAGTTTAAGTTCCGATGGATCGACTGTGGCTGTTGGAGCTCCTTATAACACAATAGGGTGGGCTTTTGTTGATGTAGGTCATGTAAGAGTTTATAGGTTTAATAATAATGAATGGATACAGATAGGATCAGATATTGACGGAGAAGCTGCGGGCGACAAATTTGGAAGTTCTGTAAGTTTAAGTATTGATGCTTCAATTTTAGCCATTGGTGCTCCTGATTATGACGATAGTAATTACGGACACGTAAAAGTTTATCAAAATAATAACAACGAGTGGGAACAGGTAGGAGAAACTATCGAAGGAAAGTTGTCGCATAATTACGCAGGCACTTCGGTAAGTTTAAGTTCAGATGGTTCTACTGTAGCTATCGGCGGAGCTGAAGATAATGATTTAAACAGATCTCCGGGATATGTGATGGTTTATAAAAATGTAGAAGGTACCTGGCATCAGATGGGTGTAAATATTTTAGGAGCTGAAAATGGAGATAAATTTGGAAAGTCGGTAAGTATAAATTCTGATGGAACAAAAGTTGCAGTAGGAGCTCCGGGATTTGGACCGGATCAGGGTTTGGCAGGAGTATATAATTACGGAGAACTTGATCCTCCACTAAGTAATTTTGATATTTCTTCAGAAAAAGTAATGGTATATCCAAATCCTACATCAGGTAATGTGATTATTAACAATATTAATAAAGAAAGATTATCTGTAAGATTATTTACTATCAATGGGGTGTTGGTTGTTGAATCAATGTCTGAAGAAGAGAAAGTCAGAATAGATCTCGGGAATTATCAGGCCGGTATGTATATTATGCATATTGAAAATGGTAATGATAAGGAGATAATAAAAGTTATTAAATACTAGAGATAATAAATTGTTCGGCTATTTAAACCGCTCTTTCACCGGCTTTGTGAAAGAGCGTTTTTTTTTGATAATTTAGACACTATCCCATAAAGTATTGAAGGGTCTTCCTTTCTTCGATGTTTATTTGGTATAATCATCCACTGGATGCCAAATTTATCAGTTAACATTCCAAATAGGGATTCCCAAAACTGTTTTTCGAAGTGTATAATAACATTTCCGCCTTCAGATAAACTCGTAAAAAAGAATTATACTTTAAAACTAACAGCGCATTCCATAATTCAATTGGTATATTAGGGAAGAATGCATTATTTTACTTTTCGTTACGTCGTCTATCTCCATTGGACTTTCTTCAAAGGTCATTAACTCCAGTTTTACACCCAAAATGGAATTGTAATGTTCCATTGCTTCTTTACAGTTTCCGTTGAAGGTGAGATAAGGACTTATTTTACTTTGTTTCATTTTTTAGATATTTAGTTGTTTTGATATAAAAACACTCAAATCACCTCATTTATAGTGTTTTAGTTAAGATTATAATCCATCAGGTAGAATTTTGTTTGCTGTGTTGGGATATTGTTTGTACATTGATTATCAAATAACTAACCTTTAAATAAAAGTATTCATGTCAAAAGTTTTAATTCTCGGTGCAGGAATATCCGGGCACACTGCTGCACTTGTAGCCAGACGCAAACTCTCAAAAGATCATGAAGTAACGGTAGTAAGTCCAAATTCTAATTATCAGTGGGTTCCGTCAAATATATGGGTAGGAGTAGGGCTGATGAAAGCAAAACAGGTAACTTTTCCACTGGCTCCGGTATATGAGAAGAAGAATATTAACTATATTCAGGCTAAGGCTGTTTCAATTCACCCTGAGGGTAGTAAAGGATCTGCAAAAGCTTTTGTTAAGGCAGAGTATGTAGTAGGAGATAATAAGGGGATAGTAGAAAATATAGAGTACGATTACCTTATAAATGCTACCGGACCCAAATTAAATTTTAATGCAACCGAGGGTTTGGGGCCTGATAAGTTCTCACAATCAGTTTGTACTTACGGACATGCCGAACATGCATGGAAGAATCTGGATGCAGCCATGAAAAAGTTGGAAAATGGCGAGAAACAAACCTTCCTGATCGGAACCGGACATGCTATGGCCACATGTCAGGGCGCAGCATTTGAGTATGCTTTGAACATTGCTTTTGAGATAAATAAGCGAAAACTAGACCATTTAGCGGAGATAATATGGATATCGAACGAGTATGAGCTCGGCGATTTTGGAATGGGAGGAGCTTATGTGAAACGTGGAGGGTATATTACTCAAACAAAAATATTCACAGAGTCTATTCTTAAAGAGTATGGGATAAAATGGATAAAAAGGGCAGGAGTTTTTAAACTGGAAGAAGGGAAAGCACATTACGAACTTTTGGATGGTACTTATAACGTACAGGAGTTTGATTTTGCCATGCTGATACCCGGATTTGCAGGAGCAGGAATAAAAGCTTTTAATCATAAGGATGAAGATATAACATTAGATGTTTTTGCCGCCAATGGTTTCATGAAGGTAGATGCTGATTATACTCCCAAACCGTATGAGGAGTGGAAAGCGTCTGACTGGCCGAGTATATATCAAAGTGTAGGATACAAAAACATGTATGCTGCAGGAATAGCATTTGCTCCACCGCACACAATGTCGAAACCTATGGAGAGTCCGAACGGAACAAAAATATTCCCTACACCTCCGAGAACGGGGATGCCATCGGGGGTAATAGGAAAGATTATTGCCGAAAATGTGGCACACCAGATGAAAACGGGGAAAACAGATGAGCATCCGCATAAGGCATCGATGGCAAAGATGGGGGCAGCCTGTATAGTTTCGGCCGGATATGGTTTGAGAAACGGTGCTGCAGCTACTATGACCGTATTTCCTATTGTTCAGGATTGGGAGAAATATCCAAAATGGGGTAGAGATATAACCTATACTGTTGGTGAAGCAGGATTGGCAGGCCACTGGATTAAGCTTATATTACATTACATGTTTATTTATAAGGCAAAAGCGCTGCCGTTTTGGTGGTTGATTCCTGAGTAGATAAGTCCAAAGTCCAAAGTCTAAGGGCCAAAGTTTAATAATTAAATAAATCAGAGATATGAATCCATATAATGAAGATAAGAGAACAGAACCTTACACATACACATCGTATTCAACAATACCTACGAGAACTACACGTTTTTTCAGGAAGTGTATTTGCTGGCAGATATGGAGGTTTTTTGTTTTGAATTTGAAGATAATGAGGATAATTGTTGGGGGGCATTCTTAAACAATATTAGTCACGGCGTCACTTTTAGTGACACCGTGGCTTTTAAATCGTGATAGAGATTCTCGTTTTATTCCCAACTAAGAATAACTTTTCCGCAATTTCCTTCTTCCATTACATCAAAACCTTTTTGGAAATCGTCAATTGAAAAGCGGTGAGTGATCATTGGTGATAAATCCAAGCCCGAAAGTAACATCTGTTCCATGTGGTACCACGTTTCGAACATCTCTCTTCCGTAAATTCCTTTCATGGTAAGTCCCTTAAATATTATCCTGTTCCAATCTACCTGAGTAGAAGAGGGAAGAATTCCAAGTAAGGATATCTTTCCTGAATTATACATGTTATCTACAAGCTGATTAAAAGCTACAGGCGATCCTGAACACTCCAAACCTATATCGAAGCCAATCATGCCAAGTTCATTCATAACTTCTTTGAGGTCTTCTTTCATTGGATTTACAACATGAGTTGCACCCATTTTTTTTGCCAGCTCTGCTCTATATGGGCTTGTTTCCGTCGCAACAACATAGCGGGCTCCTGCAAATTTTGCAACTGCTATTGCCATACTTCCAATTAATCCTGCCCCGGTTATCAACACATCTTCACCAATCAAAGGAAAAGAAAGAGCAGTGTGTGTTGCATTACCAAAAGGATCCATTATTGCCAGAATTTCGTCCGGGATTTTGGGATTTATCTTCATCACATTAGACGAAGGTACCTTAACATATTCGGCAAAAGCTCCATCTATATTTACTCCTATCCCTAATGTGGTTTCGCAAATATGCTGACGCCCTCTACGACAATTTCTACAATGTCCACATGCTATATGCCCTTCTCCTGTTACTCTGTCTCCTTCTTTAAACTCAAAAACCTCACTACCAACTTTCGAGACATGTCCAACATATTCATGCCCTATAGTCATTCCAATAGGAATAGTATTTTGGGCCCATTCATCCCACTTGTAAATATGCAGATCTGTTCCGCATATTGCAGTTTTAGTAACTTTTATTAAAACATCATTAGGTCCAACCTCAGGAATATCTACTTCCTGCATCCAAATACCCTTTTCAGCTTTTGCTTTAACCAGAGCTTTCATCTTAGCCATGACTTGTTTGCTATTTTATAATATTAGTACTCTATTTGAATATCAAATTTAGCTAAATAAATAGTATTATGTTAATACGAAAGTAGATTTAATATTTTATTGCTGAGTAAAAATATTTAAATATTCTTTCCATCTATATCAAATAATATCTCGATAGTATTCAATAATCAAAACACCGTTACCATTAACATTTCCGGGAACAAATCATATATATATATACGCTGTCAATATCTCTAATACTTGTACTATTCCATGTTGAAAAAAATTAGCCGTAGATATGACAAGAGAGTTACTTAACAACAAGTTGTTTTATAACATTATCAGTTCCTTTATTGAACTTTACAAAGTATAAGCCTTTAGCATAAGAAGAAATATTTACCTCGATACTCTTCTCTGCTTTAAGTGTATATAACCAATTACTACAACGTCGTCTAATACTTTAGAATCGGGCTGTAGATTCACAGTTATTGTAGAAGTATTATTTATCACTATAGCTTTTTTCAGAAAAGTAGTAAACAACAAATAAGTTGCGAAATTGGAAAATTAAAAAAGCTGCAATTCATTATCATAAATTGCAGCCCTTCCTATTTATTCAAGAAACAATACTTACTTCACAATAAGATGTTTAGAAATATATTATCTGTTTGTTAATTTAAATTTATTTTTTCCTTTTCTAAGTTTTGCGAAGGGACCGGGAATTGGGCTATTCTTTTTTATTTGATTTTTTTGGATATCATTATTTATAACGATAGGGCTTCCATCCGGATCTTCATATAGTGCTTCAGAAGTAATTGTTGCTCCCAAAGTTTCAGTAGTAACAAGTGATGTTTTATAATTTTTCGGGAGCTTATCTAGCTTTATCTCCAAATACATTCCATCTTTCTCTTCCAATAAATTTATTTCAGGCTTTTGGTCTGGCAGTTCAATGAAATTGCTTTCACTTTTATATGTTTTAGATCCGTTATAATGAATATTACCTTCTGCAGCATTTTCAAATTTTGCTATATCATACCCATTTAATCCATAAAACCACCCCTTACTGTTTTCCAACTTTTCCTCACGTTTTTCTGTATTGATAAAAATATTATTGTAATATCGGTTGTCACCAAGTTGAGAATCTCTAAGTCCGGCAACTTTTGTAGAATGAGGCAAATTATATGGTGTAAAACGTCCGCCAACTTTATTTATATGAGTTTGTCCGGCTATAAGATTGTGAACAAATGCAGCTCCTTCTGACCATTCGTTTATAGCAATATCAGAAAGCATTACATTATTATCTACCAAATATGGTCCGTGATTAACTTCAGAAAACAGGTCATCCATTGTATTGTCATAAAACAAATTACGGCTAATACGTGTACCCTGCGCCATCCAGTCTATCCATACACCATGACCGGCATTATGAATATGATTATCTGCTATTAGCATATCAATTGCTCCATGAATCTTTATCCCAGCTATTTCAAATCCAAAGAATGCTCGTTTTTTCCATATATCATGAATATGATTATTTGATATTTCACTAAATACTGCTCCAAGACTTCCAACAATACCGGCTTGCTCACAATTAGATATATCGTTGTTACGTACTATATGAGAACCAATATTATCTTTATTCCATCCTATTTCCAGAGCTCTAAATATTACTTCATTATAATGTGTAGCACCGTCTTTTCTGCGGTTAGCACTAGCAACATTATGTCCGGTAGATCTGTCTTTACCTAGTGTAATACCAACGCATTTTGAATTAGAAACAGTATTGTTTTCAATAATCCATCCTTTGCTCCAATGAGTACCTATTAATCCAACTTGTTCTGCTGTAGGAGCTGCCCACTGAGTTGCTGCCATATCCATTACAAAACCTCTTACTGTTATGAAGTCAACTCCAGGTTTTTCAGGGTAAAAACAAGTAGGCCTTACATTAATTTCAATTGTGTTTTTGTTTGGGTTTTCTCCCTGAAAGTTTGCCCATATAGTTGTATTATCCCCATCAACTTCACTATACCACGTATAAAGTGACTCCTTTTTGTTTCTAGAATCAGGATACTCTTTTGGAGTTACTACTTTATACAAAGAATCTTGTTCATAAAGAGAGCGTCCGTTTATATACACTTCACCTGTATGGTGTTTCATTTCCTTTTTTATAAACCAATCTCCTGCTATATAGTCAGAAAACGGGTTATAGTTTCCAAAAACTGCGTTTGGGACAACCGCTTTCCATACATTACCTTCCACTAATTTCCAGTTGCTTACAATTTCAGATCCTTTTATTACAACATTTTCTCCGTCGGCGGCTCGATATAGGATTCTTTGAATATCACTTTTACCCTCATTTACAGGAGATACACTTTCTCTGTAAACTCCTTTATGAACAGTGACAGTATCTCCGGCTACCAAAATTTCTGCTGCTTTTGAAATTGTTTTAAACGGCTGAGCTTCA
The window above is part of the Bacteroidota bacterium genome. Proteins encoded here:
- the tdh gene encoding L-threonine 3-dehydrogenase: MKALVKAKAEKGIWMQEVDIPEVGPNDVLIKVTKTAICGTDLHIYKWDEWAQNTIPIGMTIGHEYVGHVSKVGSEVFEFKEGDRVTGEGHIACGHCRNCRRGRQHICETTLGIGVNIDGAFAEYVKVPSSNVMKINPKIPDEILAIMDPFGNATHTALSFPLIGEDVLITGAGLIGSMAIAVAKFAGARYVVATETSPYRAELAKKMGATHVVNPMKEDLKEVMNELGMIGFDIGLECSGSPVAFNQLVDNMYNSGKISLLGILPSSTQVDWNRIIFKGLTMKGIYGREMFETWYHMEQMLLSGLDLSPMITHRFSIDDFQKGFDVMEEGNCGKVILSWE
- a CDS encoding right-handed parallel beta-helix repeat-containing protein, whose amino-acid sequence is MRILKLSLVLFICTLSANLLAKEYHVSKNGDDKNPGTEAQPFKTISKAAEILVAGDTVTVHKGVYRESVSPVNEGKSDIQRILYRAADGENVVIKGSEIVSNWKLVEGNVWKAVVPNAVFGNYNPFSDYIAGDWFIKKEMKHHTGEVYINGRSLYEQDSLYKVVTPKEYPDSRNKKESLYTWYSEVDGDNTTIWANFQGENPNKNTIEINVRPTCFYPEKPGVDFITVRGFVMDMAATQWAAPTAEQVGLIGTHWSKGWIIENNTVSNSKCVGITLGKDRSTGHNVASANRRKDGATHYNEVIFRALEIGWNKDNIGSHIVRNNDISNCEQAGIVGSLGAVFSEISNNHIHDIWKKRAFFGFEIAGIKIHGAIDMLIADNHIHNAGHGVWIDWMAQGTRISRNLFYDNTMDDLFSEVNHGPYLVDNNVMLSDIAINEWSEGAAFVHNLIAGQTHINKVGGRFTPYNLPHSTKVAGLRDSQLGDNRYYNNIFINTEKREEKLENSKGWFYGLNGYDIAKFENAAEGNIHYNGSKTYKSESNFIELPDQKPEINLLEEKDGMYLEIKLDKLPKNYKTSLVTTETLGATITSEALYEDPDGSPIVINNDIQKNQIKKNSPIPGPFAKLRKGKNKFKLTNR
- a CDS encoding FAD-dependent oxidoreductase, encoding MSKVLILGAGISGHTAALVARRKLSKDHEVTVVSPNSNYQWVPSNIWVGVGLMKAKQVTFPLAPVYEKKNINYIQAKAVSIHPEGSKGSAKAFVKAEYVVGDNKGIVENIEYDYLINATGPKLNFNATEGLGPDKFSQSVCTYGHAEHAWKNLDAAMKKLENGEKQTFLIGTGHAMATCQGAAFEYALNIAFEINKRKLDHLAEIIWISNEYELGDFGMGGAYVKRGGYITQTKIFTESILKEYGIKWIKRAGVFKLEEGKAHYELLDGTYNVQEFDFAMLIPGFAGAGIKAFNHKDEDITLDVFAANGFMKVDADYTPKPYEEWKASDWPSIYQSVGYKNMYAAGIAFAPPHTMSKPMESPNGTKIFPTPPRTGMPSGVIGKIIAENVAHQMKTGKTDEHPHKASMAKMGAACIVSAGYGLRNGAAATMTVFPIVQDWEKYPKWGRDITYTVGEAGLAGHWIKLILHYMFIYKAKALPFWWLIPE
- a CDS encoding T9SS type A sorting domain-containing protein; translation: MNKVNYFLIVVLSLFTMTITAQEEWNQVGSSILGADSGDELGHSVSLSSDGSVMAVAAPNNGDNNGQVIIYQNTIGSWEQIGSPISGESGDRSGYSVSLNSEGSIVAIGSPTHGENSPGCVRIYQNIDGVWTQIGDKIDGKIIDNQFGRSVSLSSDGLTLAAGAVENGTTEAGHVGVYKLIDGSWQQMGLDITGESGGDQFGSAVSISSDGSAVAVGAPYNTIGGTLVDVGHVRVYMYSNNEWIQTGLDIDGETAGDKFGSSVSLSNDGSLLAIGAPDHDDSNFGHVKIYQNNNNEWEQVGETIEGKLSHNYAGTSVSLSSDGSMVAIGGVEDNDLNRSPGYVMVYRNNGGAWQQAGPDIQGATDGDKFGKSVSLSSDGKIVAIGIPGFGPDQGSTEVYELSGEVVEPPTIDEEWVQVGSSILGADSGDELGHSVSLSSDGSVMAVAAPYNGDNNGLVIIYQNIAGSWEQIGLSISGESGDRSGYSVSLNSEGSIVAIGSPTHGENSPGCVRIYQNIDGVWTQIGDKIDGKIIGNQFGRSVSLSSDGLTLAAGAVENGTTEAGHVGVYKLIDGSWQQMGLDITGESGGDQFGSAVSISSDGSAVAVGAPYNTIGGTLVDVGHVRVYMYSNNEWIQTGLDIDGETAGDKFGSSVSLSNDGSLLAIGAPDHDDSNFGHVKIYQNNNNEWEQVGETIEGKLSHNYAGTSVSLSSDGSMVAIGGVEDNDLNRSPGYVMVYRNNGGAWQQAGPDIQGATDGDKFGKSVSLSSDGKIVAIGIPGFGPDQGSAEVYELVETPIEPPMFEDDWVQIGLDMVGEASGDEFGHSVSMSYSGSIVAIGAPDYEQNKGQVRIYKDISNSWKQLGLSIIGESWDHSGSSVSLNSDGSIVAIGSPTHGENSLGCVRIYQNIDGAWTQMGDKIDGKVLFNQFGRSVSLSFDGLTVAVGAVENVITEAGHVGVYQFIDGAWQQLGLDITGEEVGDQFGRTVSLSSDGSTVAVGAPYNTIGWAFVDVGHVRVYRFNNNEWIQIGSDIDGEAAGDKFGSSVSLSIDASILAIGAPDYDDSNYGHVKVYQNNNNEWEQVGETIEGKLSHNYAGTSVSLSSDGSTVAIGGAEDNDLNRSPGYVMVYKNVEGTWHQMGVNILGAENGDKFGKSVSINSDGTKVAVGAPGFGPDQGLAGVYNYGELDPPLSNFDISSEKVMVYPNPTSGNVIINNINKERLSVRLFTINGVLVVESMSEEEKVRIDLGNYQAGMYIMHIENGNDKEIIKVIKY